In the Clostridium sp. 'White wine YQ' genome, GTAAGAACTTATTTTTGAAGAATAGAAAAGGGGATCAATATTATTTACTTATAGTTGATGATAGTAAGAGAGTTGATATAAAACATATAACAAATGAGATAAATGAAAAGTCACTTTCTTTTGCGTCTGAGGAAAAATTAAAGTCAATACTTGGGCTAACACCTGGATCAGTAACTCCCTTTGGATTAATAAATGATATAGACAAACATGTTAAGGTACTAATAGATAAGGATTTAGAATTATGTAATTATATAACATTTCACCCAAATGTAAACACTTCCACGCTACTTTTAAGTTATAATGATTTTATTAAATTTTTAGGATATTGTGGTAATGAATTTACGTATGTAAATATTACTTAGTGGAGGATTTATGGATATTAGAGTAATTATTGTATTAGTAATGAATTTTATCATTACATTAATTGGGACTTTAGGATACTCAGTAAGGCTTGTGGGAGTAAGAACTGGTAAAATTGCAATTTCATTTGCTCTTTTCAATATTGTTATGCTAGTTTCTAGAATTGCAGTTTCTATACAAACGCCAGTCTTAACAAGTTATGTAGAATTTAGCACAAATAGCTTTGAGGTACTCAAGGTATTTTATATAATTATTGTGATTTCAACAATAGCTACAATTGTAGGTGCATTTCTTATTCCTACTTTTCAAAAGATATTAGCTAAAGGTGTAATTGCATTTTCTGTAGATAAATCAGTTTCTAAAATAGTACTACATGGCTTTTCAAAAGCTGGGGTTAAACATATAAAAAATTCAATTGCTATACCAGTTAAGGAGAGCGTAACAAGTATTGAGTTTAAAAAGTTACCTAAAAAGTTATTGCTAACTAATGCAATAATAGTAGCTATTTCTACAGCAGGAGCACTATCACCAATTTATGCTGGTATGTTAGCACCTAGTTATGGGAGAACTTGTCTTGCATTAGCTGGAATTATTAATGGAATTGCTACACTGCTATTGACCATGTTTACTGATCCACATTTATCAATAATGACAGATGACGTTATTGATGGTAGAAAATCACCAGAAGAATTTAGAACTTGTGTTATTGGAATGGTAGGAAGCAAAGCTATTGGTACTCTAATGTCAGTTACATTACTAGTTCCAGCAGCATATATTATAGTATATGTGGCTGGAATAATAAAAGGTTAGGTGAAATTATGAAATTTGCTATAGTTTCAGATATTCATGGAAATATAAAGGCACTAGAAGCATTTATAAAATATATAGATGATGAAAATATTGAGAAAATACTTAACCTTGGAGATATTTTGGCAGGGGAGTATCCTAGAGAAGTATTTGAGAAGGTTTTTAGTGATAAAAGATTTATAAATATTAGAGGGAATCATGAAAATAAGTTTTCAGCATACCTATATGAGCAATATGGGGG is a window encoding:
- a CDS encoding prolyl-tRNA synthetase associated domain-containing protein; the encoded protein is MSKIYDILNNLNITFDEYKHKAVFTVEETKEIPMKIPGQHCKNLFLKNRKGDQYYLLIVDDSKRVDIKHITNEINEKSLSFASEEKLKSILGLTPGSVTPFGLINDIDKHVKVLIDKDLELCNYITFHPNVNTSTLLLSYNDFIKFLGYCGNEFTYVNIT
- a CDS encoding lipid II flippase family protein, which translates into the protein MDIRVIIVLVMNFIITLIGTLGYSVRLVGVRTGKIAISFALFNIVMLVSRIAVSIQTPVLTSYVEFSTNSFEVLKVFYIIIVISTIATIVGAFLIPTFQKILAKGVIAFSVDKSVSKIVLHGFSKAGVKHIKNSIAIPVKESVTSIEFKKLPKKLLLTNAIIVAISTAGALSPIYAGMLAPSYGRTCLALAGIINGIATLLLTMFTDPHLSIMTDDVIDGRKSPEEFRTCVIGMVGSKAIGTLMSVTLLVPAAYIIVYVAGIIKG